From one Esox lucius isolate fEsoLuc1 chromosome 11, fEsoLuc1.pri, whole genome shotgun sequence genomic stretch:
- the LOC114833252 gene encoding piggyBac transposable element-derived protein 4-like: MAGAARRLGKQVPEARGPLGVRGSEAMPGAARCTAKQVLERMLANRPAVPEEEEDDDDDEEQEEDEEKRENVPEEGREAMPGAARCTAKQVLERMLANRPAVPEEEEDDDDDEEQEEDEEKRENVPEEGREAMPGAARCTAKQVLERMLANRPAVPEEEDDEDDEEQEDGEEQEEASEEEDNQEHEPEDEASSSSSSSDQEQERYAPGAERDTFRSKNGTIAWSSVAYPRQGRPSRPNVAATMPPGPTEHAVSRARDVASAFRQFITPAIESVVLEMTNLEGSRKYGDGWKAMDAIDLRAYVGLLILAGVFRSRGEAAASLWDAESGRPVFRATMPLKVFHTYSRLLRFDDRESRPERRATDKLAAIREVWDKWSERLPFLYNPGPHVTVDEQLVPFRGRCPFRQYMPSKPARYGIKSWVACDAKSSYAWKMQVYTGKPAAGGPEKNQGMRVVLDVTEGLRGHNVTCDNFFTSYELGQRLLARGLTMVGTVRKNKPELPAALLATKAREVFSSRFAFTPSATLVSYLPKRSKNVLLLSTLHTDASVSERQDRKPALILDYNSNKGGVDNLDKVVGTYSCRRMTARWPLAVFHNIIDVSAYNAFVIWRELNPGWMTRKRNKRRVFLEQLGKALVTPLMERRARIPRTHSSAALVKAAQSARAGVRPEGLEAAARAPGPAPASKRKRCQSCPPKKDCKTHTVCSGCKRYVCKRCTHAYCPTCADWGFTQEETD; encoded by the exons ATGGCAGGAGCAGCTAGGCGCCTGGGGAAACAGGTTCCGGAGGCACGCGGCCCGCTCGGCGTCCGGGGCTCTGAAGCGATGCCCGGAGCCGCCAGGTGCACCGCGAAACAGGTTCTAGAACGGATGTTGGCTAATCGCCCGGCCGtcccggaggaggaggaggacgacgatgacgacgaggaacaggaggaggacgaggaaaaACGGGAGAACGTGCCAGAGGAGGGCCGGGAAGCGATGCCCGGAGCCGCCAGGTGCACCGCGAAACAGGTTCTAGAACGGATGTTGGCTAATCGCCCGGCCGtcccggaggaggaggaggacgacgatgacgacgaggaacaggaggaggacgaggaaaaACGGGAGAACGTGCCAGAGGAGGGCCGGGAAGCGATGCCCGGAGCCGCCAGGTGCACCGCGAAACAGGTTCTAGAACGGATGTTGGCTAATCGCCCGGCCGTcccggaggaggaggacgacgaggacgacgaggaacaggaggatggcgaggaacaggaggaagcATCAGAGGAAGAAGACAACCAGGAACACGAGCCGGAGGACGAggcctcgtcctcctcctcgtcgTCGGACCAGGAACAAGAGCGATACGCTCCCGGGGCGGAGAGAGATACGTTCCGGTCGAAAAACGGAACGATCGCGTGGTCCTCGGTCGCGTATCCCAGACAGGGCAGGCCGTCGCGACCGAACGTGGCGGCCACGATGCCCCCGGGCCCCACGGAGCACGCCGTCTCCCGCGCGCGGGACGTAGCCTCCGCGTTCCGGCAGTTCATCACACCCGCGATAGAGAGCGTGGTCCTGGAGATGACAAACCTGGAGGGCTCTCGGAAATACGGAGACGGCTGGAAGGCGATGGACGCGATCGACCTGCGCGCGTACGTGGGGCTGCTGATCCTGGCGGGCGTATTCAGGTCCCGAGGCGAGGCCGCGGCCAGTCTGTGGGACGCTGAGAGCGGAAGGCCCGTGTTCCGCGCCACCATGCCTCTGAAAGTCTTTCACACGTACTCGAGGCTGCTGCGATTCGACGACCGCGAGTCGCGCCCGGAGAGACGCGCCACAGACAAACTCGCGGCCATACGAGAGGTCTGGGACAAGTGGTCCGAGCGGCTCCCGTTCCTCTACAACCCGGGCCCTCACGTGACGGTGGACGAGCAACTGGTCCCGTTCAGAG GTCGTTGCCCTTTCCGCCAGTACATGCCCAGCAAGCCCGCGAGGTACGGGATCAAGTCGTGGGTGGCGTGCGACGCTAAATCCAGCTACGCGTGGAAGATGCAAGTGTACACCGGGAAGCCAGCCGCGGGCGGCCCggagaagaaccagggcatgcGGGTGGTGCTCGATGTGACAGAGGGGCTCAGGGGGCACAACGTGACGTGCGACAATTTCTTCACCTCCTACGAACTGGGACAGCGCCTCCTGGCCCGGGGGCTCACGATGGTGGGCACGGTTCGCAAGAACAAGCCCGAGCTCCCTGCCGCGCTGCTCGCGACCAAGGCCCGAGAGGTGTTCTCGTCCAGGTTCGCGTTCACCCCGAGCGCCACTCTAGTGTCCTACCTGCCCAAGAGAAGCAAGAACGTGTTACTGCTGAGCACGCTGCACACGGACGCGTCGGTGAGCGAGCGCCAGGACAGGAAACCCGCCCTCATCCTGGACTACAACAGCAACAAAGGAGGGGTGGACAACCTAGACAAGGTGGTCGGAACCTACAGCTGCCGGCGGATGACGGCCCGCTGGCCCCTGGCGGTCTTCCACAACATAATCGACGTCTCCGCGTACAACGCCTTCGTGATATGGAGGGAGCTCAACCCCGGCTGGATGACCCGTAAGAGGAACAAGAGGAGGGTCTTCCTGGAGCAGCTGGGGAAAGCTCTCGTGACGCCGCTCATGGAAAGAAGGGCGCGTATCCCGCGCACACACTCGTCCGCGGCGCTCGTGAAAGCCGCGCAGAGCGCTAGAGCCGGGGTTCGCCCCGAGGGCCTGGAAGCCGCTGCCCGTGCCCCTGGCCCTGCCCCTGCCAGTAAGAGGAAGAGGTGTCAGAGCTGCCCGCCCAAGAAAGACTGTAAAACCCACACGGTGTGCAGCGGGTGTAAGAGATACGTATGCAAACGCTGCACACACGCCTACTGTCCCACGTGCGCCGACTGGGGGTTTACACAAGAAGAGACGGACTGA